One genomic region from Fictibacillus marinisediminis encodes:
- the pdaB gene encoding polysaccharide deacetylase family sporulation protein PdaB, protein MKFFMVVNGKKVKQYMVVVFAAFFAASLAFMGQEQLSVFSSKDGPRAIYKGEEKGNKVALTFDISWGDKRAIPILNVLKKQGIKNCTFFVSAAWAERHPEIIERIVKDGHEIASLGYQYKNYTDWEVPQIRRDILIAQEKIKKVSGKTTSLLRPPNGNFDKRVLEVSEGTHHSVVHWSIDTKDWKNPGVEKIVQNATGHVKPGDILLLHASDSVKQTHKALPEIISKLKSEGYSFVSVGEMIANTQAQSQEVH, encoded by the coding sequence ATGAAATTTTTCATGGTGGTTAACGGTAAGAAAGTGAAGCAGTATATGGTCGTTGTGTTTGCTGCCTTCTTTGCCGCTTCACTGGCATTTATGGGACAAGAGCAATTATCTGTTTTTTCATCCAAAGATGGGCCCCGGGCAATCTATAAAGGTGAAGAAAAGGGGAACAAAGTCGCGCTGACGTTTGATATCAGCTGGGGAGACAAGAGAGCTATTCCTATATTAAACGTACTGAAAAAACAAGGAATCAAAAATTGCACCTTCTTTGTTTCTGCCGCCTGGGCGGAAAGGCACCCAGAAATTATTGAACGAATCGTAAAAGATGGGCACGAAATTGCCAGTCTCGGTTATCAATATAAGAACTATACGGATTGGGAAGTTCCCCAAATTCGAAGAGACATCTTAATCGCACAGGAAAAAATTAAAAAGGTTTCCGGAAAAACAACGTCGCTCCTTCGTCCGCCGAATGGCAATTTTGATAAACGGGTCCTTGAAGTCTCAGAAGGTACTCACCATTCAGTTGTGCATTGGAGCATCGATACGAAAGACTGGAAAAATCCCGGAGTCGAAAAGATCGTGCAAAATGCGACTGGTCACGTGAAACCTGGAGATATCCTTCTCCTGCATGCTTCTGACTCAGTCAAGCAGACACATAAAGCCCTGCCAGAAATTATCAGCAAATTAAAATCGGAAGGTTATTCGTTTGTCAGCGTTGGTGAAATGATTGCCAACACTCAGGCGCAAAGCCAGGAAGTCCATTAA